Proteins encoded within one genomic window of Pseudalkalibacillus sp. SCS-8:
- the lspA gene encoding signal peptidase II: MENARYYLLALFVIIVDQWTKWLVVTSMELGQQITLIKEFFYLHSHRNRGAAFGILQGQMWLFIIVTIVVIIAVIYYLHTEAKGNALLSTSLALILGGAIGNFIDRLFRGEVVDFLDFYIITYDFPIFNIADSALVIGVGLIAIAFLLDSRTTKET; encoded by the coding sequence ATGGAGAATGCTCGATATTATCTTCTAGCACTTTTTGTAATAATCGTCGACCAGTGGACAAAATGGCTTGTCGTCACTAGTATGGAATTAGGTCAGCAGATTACCTTGATCAAAGAATTTTTTTATTTGCACTCGCATCGGAATAGAGGAGCAGCATTCGGTATCCTGCAAGGGCAAATGTGGCTATTCATCATCGTCACGATCGTGGTCATCATAGCCGTTATTTATTACTTACATACAGAAGCAAAAGGAAATGCACTGTTAAGTACGTCACTCGCCCTGATACTAGGTGGAGCGATCGGGAATTTCATTGATCGCCTGTTCAGGGGAGAGGTAGTTGATTTTCTCGACTTTTACATTATCACATATGACTTTCCGATTTTTAATATTGCTGATTCCGCATTGGTGATTGGAGTCGGATTGATCGCAATCGCATTTTTATTAGATAGTAGAACGACTAAGGAGACATAA
- a CDS encoding RluA family pseudouridine synthase, whose translation MEQVLIKVTESNNRERIDKVIASEQEETSRSQVQQWIKENRVKVNGELVKANYKCTDGDEIIIEIPEPEPLEVIPEQMSLDIVYEDQDLLVVNKPRGMVGHPAPGHMNGTLVNGLMAHCKDLSGINGVLRPGVVHRIDKDTSGLLVVAKNDMAHKHLGQQMKDKTTTRKYEAIVHGVIPHNKGTIDAPIGRDVHDRQKMAVTDKNSKDAVTHFNVIERFSRYTFVECILETGRTHQIRVHMNYIEFPVAGDPKYGPKKTLPIEGQALHAKTLGFIHPRTGEEMQFTSELPDDMSTLLDELRRNNA comes from the coding sequence ATGGAACAAGTATTAATAAAGGTGACTGAATCGAACAATCGTGAACGGATCGATAAAGTCATCGCCAGTGAACAGGAAGAAACATCCCGATCCCAGGTCCAGCAGTGGATTAAAGAGAATCGGGTAAAAGTGAATGGTGAGCTTGTAAAAGCCAATTACAAATGTACAGATGGCGATGAAATCATCATTGAAATCCCCGAACCGGAGCCTTTGGAAGTCATACCAGAACAGATGTCATTGGATATCGTCTATGAGGATCAGGACTTACTAGTCGTCAACAAGCCTCGAGGAATGGTCGGCCATCCAGCACCAGGTCATATGAACGGCACATTAGTGAATGGTCTTATGGCCCACTGTAAGGATCTCTCCGGAATCAATGGCGTTTTACGACCAGGTGTTGTCCATCGGATTGACAAAGACACTTCTGGTTTGTTGGTCGTCGCGAAAAATGATATGGCACACAAGCATCTTGGGCAACAGATGAAGGATAAGACGACGACGCGTAAATATGAAGCGATTGTCCATGGGGTCATTCCTCATAATAAAGGGACAATCGACGCTCCGATCGGACGTGATGTCCATGATCGCCAAAAGATGGCTGTCACGGATAAAAACAGTAAAGATGCCGTTACTCATTTCAATGTGATAGAAAGGTTCAGCCGTTATACGTTCGTAGAATGTATCCTTGAGACCGGAAGAACCCATCAGATAAGGGTCCACATGAATTATATCGAATTCCCTGTAGCTGGAGATCCGAAATATGGACCTAAAAAGACACTTCCGATCGAGGGACAGGCGCTGCATGCCAAGACGTTAGGGTTCATCCATCCTAGGACAGGTGAAGAGATGCAATTCACCTCTGAATTGCCGGATGACATGTCGACATTACTGGACGAACTTCGTCGAAATAATGCTTGA
- a CDS encoding aspartate carbamoyltransferase catalytic subunit → MNHLLTIDTLSPTRIEYLLKRAQYILDRNFDVSEPTEKRFVANLFYEPSTRTKFSFEVAEKRLGLHVLNFEAEGSSVQKGESLYDTVRTLEAIGAEAVIIRHNEDRYFQQLQDVGIPILNAGDGCGNHPTQSLLDLLTIQQEFIVLQGLTVAIIGDLRHSRVARSNASLLTKMGAKVLFSGPEQWFDTEMPNGTYVPIDQAIKEADAVMMLRIQHERHADIMDLTKEQYHQQFGLTVERERLMKNQSIILHPAPVNRGVEIADELVECGRSRIFKQMTNGVAIRMAVLQWALQLEEVKNDGITA, encoded by the coding sequence ATGAATCATTTGCTTACGATTGATACGTTAAGTCCTACTCGAATCGAATATCTTTTGAAGCGAGCACAGTATATTTTGGATCGGAATTTCGATGTATCTGAACCTACCGAAAAGCGGTTTGTCGCAAACTTATTCTATGAACCGAGTACACGGACAAAATTCAGTTTTGAAGTTGCAGAAAAGCGTTTAGGGTTACACGTACTCAATTTTGAAGCAGAGGGGTCGAGTGTTCAGAAGGGTGAGTCGTTGTATGACACTGTACGGACACTCGAAGCAATCGGAGCAGAGGCGGTCATCATCCGGCATAATGAAGACAGGTATTTCCAGCAGCTGCAGGACGTTGGAATCCCGATTTTAAACGCAGGGGATGGCTGTGGAAACCATCCAACACAATCGCTACTCGATCTCTTGACGATTCAGCAGGAGTTCATCGTATTACAAGGATTGACGGTGGCCATCATAGGGGACTTAAGACATAGTCGTGTCGCTCGATCCAATGCAAGCCTACTGACGAAGATGGGTGCTAAAGTACTCTTTTCGGGTCCAGAACAATGGTTTGACACAGAAATGCCGAATGGAACCTACGTACCGATCGATCAAGCGATTAAAGAGGCAGATGCAGTCATGATGCTGAGGATTCAGCATGAGCGTCATGCCGATATCATGGATTTGACCAAAGAACAATACCACCAACAGTTCGGTCTGACGGTTGAGCGTGAAAGACTGATGAAGAATCAAAGCATCATCCTGCACCCTGCACCAGTGAACAGAGGTGTGGAGATCGCAGATGAATTGGTCGAATGCGGTCGTTCAAGGATTTTCAAACAGATGACAAACGGTGTAGCCATAAGGATGGCTGTCTTACAATGGGCACTACAACTCGAGGAGGTAAAAAACGATGGGATTACTGCTTAA
- a CDS encoding TraR/DksA C4-type zinc finger protein, with product MNYEHLKRQLEHRKSEIEHEFEQNDHYGLNRGFASDVSSGELSQYDNHPADSGTELYEREKDIALNAHLKEELSDIEYSLNQMAQGTYGICEVTGKQIPMERLEALPTARTIREASPNQQISTDRPVEEDVITSMEENYSEETNNEINDPNAYYEVASFNENSMTYEDSSLIDNGDKTGYVEEYEQFVSTDIEGYTGADHVNFERNVQYDEYMNEQSNIDEGEQS from the coding sequence ATGAACTATGAACACTTGAAAAGACAGTTAGAGCACCGGAAAAGTGAAATTGAGCACGAGTTCGAACAGAACGATCATTATGGATTGAATCGTGGGTTTGCAAGTGATGTTTCGTCTGGTGAATTGTCGCAATATGATAATCACCCTGCAGACTCTGGAACAGAATTATACGAGCGGGAGAAGGATATTGCATTGAACGCACATTTGAAGGAAGAGCTCTCGGATATCGAGTACTCGTTAAACCAAATGGCACAAGGGACCTATGGAATATGTGAGGTGACAGGGAAGCAAATTCCGATGGAACGATTGGAGGCTTTACCGACCGCACGGACCATAAGAGAGGCGTCACCGAATCAGCAAATTTCAACAGATCGTCCTGTAGAAGAAGATGTCATCACTTCGATGGAAGAAAACTACTCTGAGGAAACGAACAATGAAATCAATGATCCAAACGCGTATTACGAAGTAGCTTCTTTCAACGAAAACAGTATGACCTATGAAGATTCATCCCTGATTGATAATGGTGATAAGACAGGATATGTAGAGGAATACGAGCAATTCGTTTCCACCGATATTGAAGGGTATACTGGAGCAGACCATGTTAATTTTGAACGGAATGTCCAATATGACGAATATATGAATGAACAATCCAACATCGATGAAGGTGAACAGTCATGA
- a CDS encoding RNA-binding protein, which produces MSIYEHFRPEEQPFIDRVMEWRNIVIDQYRMKVTNFLDPREQHILQSLIGKNDDIRFNMWKGYQGIERTRALLYPIYYDPQESDFDVQCLQIDYPSKFVTLKHSDVLGALMSLGVKRKKFGDILLGEGICQIIVAAEIADYVRLNLTSIGKTNVKVEEITTAQLQPPQEDWTFAQCTVSSLRLDTVLAEAFRLSRSKVSPYITNKKVKLNWKIVEQPSSLLEAGDQISIRGLGRAKLIAVEGQSKKGKWKISLGTKKSS; this is translated from the coding sequence GTGTCGATATACGAGCATTTCAGACCAGAAGAGCAGCCGTTCATCGATCGGGTTATGGAATGGCGGAACATCGTCATTGACCAATACAGGATGAAAGTAACTAACTTTCTCGATCCGAGAGAACAGCATATTTTGCAAAGTCTAATTGGCAAGAACGATGACATCCGATTCAATATGTGGAAGGGGTACCAAGGCATAGAACGTACAAGAGCCTTGCTGTACCCCATTTATTATGACCCTCAGGAAAGTGACTTTGATGTTCAATGTCTCCAAATCGATTATCCATCGAAATTCGTCACTTTAAAGCATTCAGATGTTTTGGGAGCATTGATGAGCCTGGGGGTGAAGCGGAAGAAATTCGGTGATATCCTGTTGGGGGAAGGAATATGCCAGATCATCGTTGCTGCGGAAATTGCAGATTACGTCCGCTTGAATTTGACCTCCATCGGAAAGACAAACGTGAAAGTGGAAGAAATTACGACTGCACAGCTTCAACCGCCGCAAGAGGATTGGACCTTTGCTCAATGCACGGTATCTTCTTTACGTCTAGACACAGTCCTTGCGGAAGCCTTTCGTCTTTCAAGGTCTAAAGTATCGCCTTATATCACAAACAAAAAAGTAAAGCTGAATTGGAAAATTGTCGAACAACCTTCCAGTTTATTAGAGGCTGGGGACCAGATTTCAATAAGGGGACTTGGACGTGCAAAGCTTATCGCTGTTGAAGGACAGAGCAAAAAGGGAAAATGGAAAATATCGTTGGGTACAAAAAAATCCAGCTGA
- a CDS encoding cell division protein SepF, producing MGIKSKLKHFFAFDDELYEEEEYGVESEDAGEEYETLSRSRRDQKSQNIVSLQSVQQQVKVMLLEPRTYSEAQEIADQLKNRRAVVMNLQRIPLDQAKRIVDFLSGTVYAIGGDIQKLGPNTFLCTPDNVDVSGAISEMAGEQ from the coding sequence TGATGACGAACTTTATGAAGAAGAAGAGTATGGTGTAGAGTCGGAAGACGCTGGTGAAGAATATGAAACGTTGAGCCGTTCCAGAAGGGATCAGAAGAGCCAGAATATTGTAAGCCTTCAGAGTGTGCAGCAACAGGTAAAAGTCATGTTGCTCGAGCCGAGAACATATTCTGAAGCACAGGAGATCGCAGACCAGCTAAAGAACAGAAGAGCAGTGGTCATGAATCTCCAACGGATTCCTCTGGACCAGGCGAAAAGGATCGTCGATTTCCTCAGCGGCACCGTATATGCCATCGGTGGAGATATCCAGAAGCTCGGTCCCAACACTTTCCTCTGTACACCAGACAATGTGGATGTATCGGGTGCGATCTCCGAAATGGCAGGAGAACAATAG
- a CDS encoding YggT family protein: MLETIAIYAISAYRWLIIIYIFMSWVPNARESAFGQFLGSICEPFLSQFRKIIPPLGMIDLSPIAALFALYFAEIGVRSLFSML, encoded by the coding sequence ATGCTAGAAACGATTGCAATTTACGCGATCAGTGCTTATCGATGGCTGATCATCATTTACATTTTCATGTCCTGGGTCCCTAATGCAAGAGAATCGGCCTTTGGACAATTCCTGGGTTCAATCTGTGAACCGTTCTTATCCCAATTCCGTAAGATCATACCACCTTTAGGAATGATCGACTTATCTCCGATTGCAGCTTTGTTTGCTCTTTATTTTGCTGAAATCGGCGTTCGTTCCCTTTTCAGCATGCTGTAG
- a CDS encoding DivIVA domain-containing protein: MPLTPLDIHNKEFNRGFRGYDEDEVNEFLDQVIKDYESVIREKKDLQEKLTKMEEKLSYFTNIEETLNKSIVVAQETGEEVKRNANKEARLIIKEAEKNADRIINEALAKSRKVMLDIEELKKQSSVYRTRFRMLIEAQLEMLKNEDWDQLMPPEEEEEEYQLDETKENANVT; this comes from the coding sequence ATGCCTTTAACACCATTGGATATTCATAACAAGGAATTTAATCGTGGATTTCGTGGATATGATGAAGATGAAGTGAATGAATTTCTGGATCAAGTAATCAAGGATTACGAGTCTGTGATCCGGGAGAAGAAGGATCTTCAAGAAAAACTCACGAAAATGGAAGAAAAGCTATCGTATTTTACAAACATTGAAGAAACATTGAACAAGTCCATCGTAGTTGCCCAAGAAACTGGGGAAGAAGTAAAACGCAATGCAAACAAAGAAGCGCGTCTGATCATTAAGGAAGCTGAAAAAAATGCAGACCGTATTATTAATGAAGCACTTGCGAAGTCTAGAAAAGTCATGCTGGATATCGAGGAATTGAAGAAACAATCTTCAGTTTACAGGACAAGATTCCGTATGTTGATTGAAGCGCAGCTGGAAATGCTCAAGAATGAAGATTGGGATCAACTCATGCCTCCTGAAGAAGAGGAAGAAGAGTATCAGCTTGATGAAACGAAAGAGAACGCCAACGTCACTTGA
- a CDS encoding solute carrier family 23 protein: MNQKEIGIREVPNPGKWLTLSFQHLFAMFGATILVPFLVGLSPAVALVSSGLGTLAYLLITKGQIPAYLGSSFAFIAPIVLAKSLGGMEAVMVGSFLAGLVYGGVALMIRGLGIKWLLQILPPIVVGPVIIVIGLGLATTAVDMAMYIPGSDPKVYSLPHFSAALVTLGITIIAAVFLKGFFSLIPVLVGIVGGYVYSYFIGLIDFTPVREAQWFQVPDLMVPFVTYTPVFSWQIALIMVPIAVVTITEHIGDQMVLSKVAGKNFIAKPGLHRSIMGDGVATMIASFLGGPPNTTYGENIGVLAITRVFSVFVVGGAAVLAIAFGFIGKITALIGTIPTPVMGGVSILLFGIIASSGLRMLIDNKIDLGEKRNLVISSVILVLGVGGATLQITEEFQVASMALATITGIALNLLIPGRDKDIHEASIFSEVTEEKSKEPAA, translated from the coding sequence ATGAATCAAAAAGAAATTGGAATCCGTGAAGTACCTAACCCAGGAAAATGGTTGACTTTAAGCTTTCAACATCTTTTCGCGATGTTCGGTGCAACGATCCTTGTGCCGTTCTTAGTAGGTTTAAGTCCAGCTGTTGCCCTTGTGTCAAGCGGCTTAGGTACACTCGCTTACCTGTTGATCACCAAAGGACAGATTCCGGCGTACTTGGGATCATCCTTCGCTTTCATTGCGCCGATCGTTTTGGCGAAGTCATTAGGTGGGATGGAAGCAGTCATGGTCGGAAGTTTCCTCGCTGGACTAGTGTATGGAGGAGTCGCACTCATGATCCGGGGACTGGGCATAAAATGGCTCCTGCAAATTCTGCCCCCTATCGTCGTCGGTCCTGTAATCATCGTGATTGGTCTTGGTCTGGCAACAACTGCAGTTGATATGGCAATGTACATTCCGGGGTCGGATCCGAAGGTATACAGCCTGCCCCACTTTTCAGCAGCCTTGGTCACGTTAGGAATTACCATTATTGCAGCAGTCTTCTTAAAAGGCTTTTTCAGTCTGATACCGGTTCTAGTCGGTATTGTCGGAGGTTATGTGTACTCCTACTTCATCGGTTTGATTGATTTCACACCTGTCCGTGAAGCGCAATGGTTCCAGGTTCCGGACTTGATGGTTCCATTCGTTACGTATACACCAGTCTTTTCATGGCAGATCGCCCTGATTATGGTTCCGATTGCAGTGGTTACCATTACTGAGCATATTGGTGATCAAATGGTGCTTAGTAAAGTCGCCGGGAAGAACTTTATTGCAAAACCTGGACTTCATCGCTCGATCATGGGTGATGGTGTTGCCACAATGATTGCTTCCTTCTTAGGCGGACCACCTAATACAACGTACGGAGAAAATATCGGAGTCCTTGCGATAACTCGTGTATTCAGCGTCTTCGTAGTTGGAGGAGCGGCAGTACTGGCCATTGCGTTCGGCTTCATCGGAAAGATAACAGCGCTAATTGGAACGATTCCTACACCTGTCATGGGAGGGGTATCCATCCTCCTATTCGGTATCATTGCTTCATCAGGCTTAAGAATGCTGATTGATAACAAAATCGATCTTGGTGAAAAACGCAATCTAGTCATTTCGTCCGTCATTCTCGTACTCGGTGTAGGTGGCGCAACCCTCCAGATTACGGAGGAATTTCAAGTGGCGAGCATGGCGCTTGCAACGATTACAGGAATTGCATTGAACCTGCTCATTCCAGGGAGAGATAAAGACATTCACGAGGCTTCCATTTTTAGTGAAGTGACCGAAGAAAAATCGAAAGAACCTGCAGCATGA
- the pyrR gene encoding bifunctional pyr operon transcriptional regulator/uracil phosphoribosyltransferase PyrR — translation MEHTVLLDQQAIKRALTRIAHEILERNKGTENLVLVGIKTRGVYLANRLSERIEQIEGVRVNSGEVDITLYRDDLSKKTDNEEPMLRGTDIPVDITNKTVVLVDDVLFTGRTVRAAMDAVMDLGRPSQIQLAVLIDRGHRELPIRPDFVGKNVPTSREEIVSVDLNEVDEKEQVIIQKN, via the coding sequence GTGGAACATACCGTATTGCTTGATCAACAGGCAATCAAACGGGCTTTGACAAGGATTGCACACGAGATCCTTGAACGGAACAAAGGGACTGAGAACCTAGTTCTTGTAGGCATCAAAACACGCGGAGTCTACCTTGCAAACCGTTTGAGTGAAAGGATAGAACAAATCGAGGGTGTACGTGTCAACAGTGGAGAAGTGGATATCACCTTATATCGCGATGACCTTTCAAAAAAGACGGACAACGAAGAACCGATGTTGAGAGGAACGGATATACCGGTTGATATCACGAACAAAACAGTGGTGCTCGTCGATGATGTCCTATTTACAGGGAGAACCGTCAGAGCAGCGATGGATGCAGTGATGGACCTAGGAAGACCCTCTCAGATCCAACTCGCTGTACTCATTGATAGAGGACACCGAGAGCTTCCGATCCGACCTGATTTTGTCGGTAAGAACGTACCGACATCTCGTGAAGAGATCGTCAGTGTCGATTTAAATGAAGTAGATGAAAAAGAACAAGTGATCATTCAAAAAAACTGA
- the ileS gene encoding isoleucine--tRNA ligase: MNYKDTLLMPKTDFPMRGGLPNKEPKIQEKWENEKVYEKVQEKNKDLPKFILHDGPPYANGDIHLGHAENKILKDIIVRYKSMNGFNAPYVPGWDTHGLPIETALAKKKKVNRKEHSIAEFRKMCADYAMEQVKLQKEQFKRLGVRGDWENPYITLNKEYEAEQIKVFGEMANRGLIYKGKKPVYWSPSSESAFAEAEIEYKDKRSPSIYVAFPVKDGKGVLDQDVSVVIWTTTPWTLPANLGISVHPDYTYIVVEADGRKYVIVEDLLEHLTTALEWENTQVLKKMKGSELEHVVTTNPLFDRDSLVVLSDHVTTDSGTGCVHTAPGHGEDDFKVGKRYNLGILCPVDDKGYMTEEAPGYEGMFYDEANKPITEKLKEIGALLKLEFITHSYPHDWRTKKPIIFRVTDQWFASIDKIKDQILSEIKNVKWYPHWGETRLHNMVKDRDDWCISRQRAWGVPIPVFYGEDGEPIITPETIEHISNLFRKHGSNVWFEWDTKDLLPEGFTSEHSPNGTFTKETDIMDVWFDSGSSHQSVLHERPELERPADVYLEGTDQYRGWFNSSLSTSVAVTGKSPYKTIITHGFVLDGEGKKMSKSLGNVMDPIKVMKQLGADIIRLWVASVDYQSDVRVSDDILKQVSEVYRKIRNTLRFMLGNLNGFDPAQHRVKFEDMNELDQYMAVKVNDLVDRVKKSYDDYQFLSVYNAIHNFCTIELSSFYLDLAKDTLYIEAEDDHKRRSMQTVLYDSVVALTQMVAPILAHTADEVWEYIPGEKEESVQLTNMPEVKEYDNADALLEKWDKMLDIRDEVLKALENARNEKVIGKSLAASIKLYPSADAKTLLDGVSELDKFFIVSDAEVVGSKEEAPEDAEVFDQVGIVVKAAEGETCERCWTVSTTVGKDSDHPTLCTRCATVVKNNY; the protein is encoded by the coding sequence ATGAATTATAAGGATACTTTGTTGATGCCGAAGACAGACTTCCCAATGCGTGGCGGTCTTCCAAATAAGGAGCCTAAGATTCAGGAGAAATGGGAAAATGAAAAGGTTTATGAGAAGGTGCAGGAGAAGAATAAAGACCTTCCAAAGTTCATTTTGCATGATGGCCCTCCTTATGCAAATGGAGACATCCATTTAGGTCATGCTGAAAATAAAATTTTGAAGGATATCATCGTACGGTATAAATCGATGAATGGGTTCAATGCTCCGTATGTCCCAGGTTGGGATACGCACGGTCTGCCGATTGAAACGGCCCTGGCTAAAAAGAAAAAAGTCAATCGTAAAGAACATAGCATCGCAGAATTCCGAAAGATGTGTGCGGACTATGCAATGGAACAAGTGAAACTTCAGAAAGAACAGTTCAAGCGTCTAGGTGTCAGAGGGGACTGGGAAAATCCATATATCACCCTGAATAAGGAGTATGAGGCAGAACAGATCAAAGTGTTTGGAGAAATGGCGAATAGAGGACTTATCTATAAAGGTAAAAAACCTGTCTATTGGTCACCTTCTTCTGAATCGGCGTTCGCTGAAGCGGAGATCGAGTACAAAGATAAACGGTCTCCTTCCATTTATGTGGCTTTCCCTGTCAAGGATGGCAAAGGTGTGCTTGATCAGGATGTATCGGTTGTTATCTGGACAACGACACCATGGACCTTGCCGGCAAACTTGGGGATTTCTGTCCACCCGGATTACACGTATATTGTCGTGGAAGCGGATGGTCGTAAGTACGTCATCGTAGAGGACCTTCTGGAACACCTAACGACCGCATTAGAATGGGAAAATACCCAAGTGTTGAAAAAAATGAAGGGATCTGAACTTGAACATGTGGTTACAACGAATCCATTGTTCGATCGTGATTCCCTCGTCGTATTAAGTGATCACGTAACAACTGATTCAGGTACAGGATGTGTTCATACCGCACCGGGTCATGGTGAAGATGACTTTAAAGTCGGTAAACGCTATAACCTTGGTATCCTTTGCCCTGTAGACGATAAGGGCTATATGACAGAAGAAGCACCTGGATATGAAGGCATGTTTTATGACGAAGCAAACAAACCGATTACGGAGAAGCTGAAGGAGATTGGTGCTCTTCTCAAGCTGGAATTCATCACGCACTCCTATCCGCATGATTGGAGAACGAAGAAGCCGATCATCTTCCGTGTTACAGACCAATGGTTTGCTTCCATCGATAAAATCAAGGATCAGATTTTATCTGAAATCAAAAATGTAAAATGGTACCCACATTGGGGTGAAACACGTCTTCACAACATGGTCAAGGACCGTGACGATTGGTGTATTTCCCGTCAAAGAGCATGGGGCGTGCCGATTCCGGTCTTCTATGGTGAAGATGGCGAACCGATCATCACGCCTGAAACGATTGAACATATTTCAAACTTGTTCAGAAAGCATGGATCGAACGTCTGGTTCGAGTGGGATACGAAAGACCTTCTACCAGAAGGCTTCACATCTGAACATAGTCCGAATGGTACGTTCACGAAAGAAACAGATATCATGGATGTGTGGTTTGATTCAGGATCCTCCCACCAAAGTGTATTACATGAGCGTCCTGAGCTGGAGCGACCTGCAGACGTCTATCTTGAGGGGACGGACCAATATCGTGGATGGTTCAACTCTTCTCTTTCTACCAGCGTAGCTGTAACGGGTAAATCCCCGTATAAAACGATCATCACACATGGATTCGTGCTTGATGGTGAAGGGAAGAAGATGAGTAAATCCCTCGGCAATGTCATGGATCCGATCAAGGTGATGAAACAACTTGGAGCGGACATCATCCGCCTTTGGGTCGCATCTGTCGATTACCAATCAGACGTACGTGTATCCGACGATATTTTGAAGCAGGTTTCGGAAGTGTACCGAAAAATCCGCAACACCCTCCGATTCATGCTTGGAAACTTGAATGGCTTTGATCCTGCTCAGCATCGCGTGAAGTTTGAAGACATGAATGAATTGGATCAATACATGGCAGTGAAGGTGAACGATCTTGTCGATCGCGTGAAGAAGTCATATGATGATTATCAGTTCTTGAGCGTATACAATGCGATTCATAATTTCTGTACGATCGAATTGAGCTCGTTCTATCTCGACCTTGCTAAGGATACGTTATATATCGAAGCGGAGGATGATCATAAGAGACGGTCCATGCAGACGGTCCTTTATGACAGTGTTGTGGCACTTACGCAAATGGTCGCACCGATTCTCGCCCACACAGCTGATGAAGTCTGGGAGTATATCCCTGGTGAAAAAGAAGAGAGCGTCCAATTGACGAACATGCCTGAAGTGAAAGAATATGACAATGCAGATGCCCTGTTAGAAAAGTGGGACAAAATGCTTGATATCCGTGACGAAGTATTGAAGGCACTTGAAAATGCTCGTAATGAAAAAGTCATCGGGAAATCTCTTGCTGCCTCCATCAAGCTCTACCCATCTGCTGACGCTAAAACGTTGTTGGATGGTGTTTCCGAGCTGGATAAATTCTTTATCGTATCAGACGCAGAAGTCGTTGGTTCGAAAGAGGAAGCTCCTGAGGATGCAGAGGTGTTTGATCAAGTCGGTATCGTCGTAAAGGCTGCTGAAGGTGAAACGTGCGAACGTTGCTGGACGGTTTCCACTACAGTCGGGAAAGATTCTGACCATCCGACACTATGTACACGATGCGCAACAGTTGTCAAAAACAATTATTAA